One genomic region from Littorina saxatilis isolate snail1 unplaced genomic scaffold, US_GU_Lsax_2.0 scaffold_1279, whole genome shotgun sequence encodes:
- the LOC138956222 gene encoding uncharacterized protein has product MEDQSNAVTSNRNRTARFSIKPMTGKIQFRVLGGGPPSNTPPPELYHVTVVEYSCVNQDGQSTTSWARPRHTSTNCTQASVTTISSTTRHPTTSDRTGPTLSTDGDIPSPDGESDNSAAAIAGVVVTVVVLIVVIIVVVLVCMRKRRQSKPDDENRNTEDLSMTTGGRRDPSRSSYTSNYYLTPLNVYDGLTNRNLEEHAYADMTNQNNTYEVLTQDRGDTRPYDSLAARNNAELTEQGASACSEYYNTVSPPGWGSSSSKQAPATSNGSDNQNI; this is encoded by the exons ATTCAGTTCCGAGTTTTGGGCGGAGGTCCTCCATCGAATACGCCACCTCCCGAACTTTACCACGTCACAGTTGTTGAATACAGCTGTGTAAATCAGG ATGGACAATCTACAACATCTTGGGCACGACCTCGACACACCTCCACCAATTGTACACAAGCATCAGTCACCACGATCTCGTCTACCACAAGGCACCCCACTACCAGCGACAGAACAGGTCCAACGTTGTCTACTGATGGCGACATACCGTCTCCAG ACGGCGAGAGTGATAATAGCGCTGCTGCCATCGCCGGGGTTGTGGTAACTGTCGTTGTactcatcgtcgtcatcatcgtcgtcgtccttGTCTGCATGAGAAAACGTCGCCAAAG CAAACCTGATGATGAAAACAGAAACACCGAGGACCTGTCAATGACAACAGGAG GCCGCAGAGATCCCTCGAGATCTTCATACACTTCCAACTACTATCTCACACCCCTGAACGTATATGATGGTTTGACCAATCGAAACCTCGAAGAACACGCGTATGCTGATATGACCAATCAGAACAACACTTACGAAGTCTTGACGCAGGACAGGGGAGATACCAGACCTTACGATTCGCTAGCTGCCCGAAATAATGCGGAACTCACAGAGCAGGGAGCAAGCGCGTGTTCCGAATACTACAACACAGTGAGTCCGCCAGGGTGGGgttcttcatcttcaaagcAAGCTCCTGCTACTTCAAATGGTTCTGATAATCAGAATATTTAG